A region from the Salidesulfovibrio onnuriiensis genome encodes:
- a CDS encoding nitroreductase family protein: protein MDFRELVEKNRSYRRFARHHPVSMDDLVELVALARLTPCARNLQALRFVLVADEEKCAEVFPTLGWAGYLPHWPGPDEGERPTGYVVICVDRELTKEDWGDQGIAAQTIMLGAVSMGYGGCMLGSVNRERLSAILGIPQNHEILLVLALGVPAEHVTVEPLPEDGSIKYWRDDKGVHHVPKRDLNDLITAKY from the coding sequence ATGGATTTTCGCGAACTCGTCGAGAAAAATCGAAGCTATCGTCGTTTTGCCCGGCACCACCCGGTTTCCATGGATGATCTCGTGGAACTGGTGGCCCTGGCTAGACTGACGCCCTGCGCCCGCAATCTGCAGGCCCTGCGCTTCGTGCTTGTCGCCGACGAGGAGAAATGCGCCGAAGTGTTTCCGACCCTCGGCTGGGCAGGTTACCTGCCCCATTGGCCCGGTCCGGACGAGGGAGAGCGTCCCACCGGTTATGTGGTCATCTGTGTTGACCGTGAACTGACAAAGGAGGATTGGGGCGATCAGGGCATCGCGGCCCAGACCATCATGCTCGGCGCCGTTTCCATGGGATACGGCGGCTGCATGCTCGGTAGTGTCAACCGGGAAAGGCTTTCAGCCATCCTGGGTATCCCCCAAAACCATGAGATTTTGCTGGTGCTCGCCCTGGGCGTGCCCGCAGAACACGTGACCGTCGAGCCGCTTCCGGAGGACGGAAGCATCAAATATTGGCGTGATGACAAGGGCGTGCATCATGTGCCCAAACGTGATCTGAATGATTTGAT
- a CDS encoding phenylacetate--CoA ligase family protein codes for MIYDVDNETLPREDLEKLQLKRLKNLCERVYNNVPFYRKRFDELGIKPADIKSLEDVRHLPFTEKQDLRNQYPFGMFAVSRDNIVRIHSSSGTTGKATVVGYTKRDIENWGHLMARCFVAAGATSKDMIHNAYGYGLFTGGLGAHYGGETLGAAMVPVSGGATRRQVMLLKDFAPTVICCTPSYSLFLAETAEEMGIDIRELPLKIGILGAEPWTEEMRKDIEKRLGITAIDIYGLSEIMGPGVGIECHEAQDGLHMMEDHFLVEIIDPASGEPLPPGETGELVITTLTKEAIPLIRYRTRDLTSLNVTPCKCGRTTARMQRVTGRSDDMLIIRGVNVFPSQIESILIETEGLTPHYQLIIERQGNMDTLTVNVEVTEGMFSDEIKNLQRLESKVQKNIKEFLGVTARVKLVEPKGIERSVGKAKRIIDKRND; via the coding sequence ATGATTTACGATGTGGACAATGAGACCCTGCCGAGGGAGGACCTGGAGAAACTCCAGCTCAAACGGCTCAAGAACCTGTGCGAACGGGTCTACAACAACGTGCCGTTCTACAGAAAACGGTTTGATGAGCTGGGCATCAAGCCGGCGGACATCAAGAGCCTGGAAGACGTGAGGCACCTGCCCTTCACCGAAAAGCAGGACCTGCGCAACCAGTATCCCTTCGGCATGTTCGCCGTGAGCCGCGACAACATCGTGCGCATCCACTCCTCCTCCGGCACCACGGGCAAGGCGACCGTGGTCGGGTACACCAAGCGCGACATCGAGAACTGGGGGCATCTCATGGCCCGCTGCTTCGTGGCCGCTGGGGCGACCTCCAAGGACATGATCCACAACGCATACGGCTACGGCCTGTTCACCGGCGGCCTGGGCGCCCACTACGGCGGCGAGACCCTGGGCGCGGCCATGGTCCCCGTCTCCGGCGGGGCCACCCGCAGGCAGGTCATGCTGCTCAAGGACTTCGCCCCCACCGTCATCTGCTGCACCCCCTCCTACAGCCTGTTCCTGGCCGAGACCGCCGAGGAGATGGGCATCGACATCAGGGAGCTGCCTCTCAAGATCGGCATCCTGGGCGCGGAGCCCTGGACCGAGGAAATGCGCAAGGACATAGAAAAACGCCTGGGTATCACCGCCATCGATATCTACGGCCTGTCCGAAATCATGGGCCCCGGCGTGGGCATCGAATGTCACGAGGCGCAGGACGGCCTGCACATGATGGAAGACCACTTCCTCGTGGAAATCATCGACCCGGCCTCGGGCGAGCCGCTGCCCCCGGGCGAAACCGGCGAACTGGTCATCACCACCCTGACCAAGGAGGCCATCCCCCTGATCCGCTACCGCACCCGGGACCTGACCTCGCTCAACGTCACCCCGTGCAAATGCGGCCGCACCACGGCGCGCATGCAGCGCGTCACCGGCCGTAGCGACGACATGCTCATCATCCGCGGCGTGAACGTGTTCCCGTCCCAGATCGAATCCATCCTCATCGAGACCGAGGGCCTGACCCCGCACTACCAGCTCATCATCGAGCGCCAGGGCAACATGGACACCCTCACGGTCAACGTGGAGGTGACCGAAGGCATGTTCTCGGACGAAATTAAAAATTTACAGCGCCTTGAATCCAAGGTACAAAAGAACATTAAGGAATTCCTCGGCGTCACGGCCCGAGTGAAGCTCGTGGAACCCAAGGGGATCGAGCGTTCCGTCGGCAAGGCCAAGCGCATCATCGACAAGCGCAACGACTAG
- a CDS encoding ACT domain-containing protein, translated as MKVDQLSIFLENRAGRLAEVTRILNEAGVNIRALSLADTSDFGILRLIVSDFETAKTKLKENGFTVGRTAVVAVEVKDEPGGLHAILSMLQEADINVEYMYAFVTQSGDSAVLIFRFDRTDQGIEMLQKNGFTIIPGEKLYTL; from the coding sequence ATGAAAGTAGATCAGCTTTCCATATTTCTGGAGAACCGCGCAGGCCGCTTGGCCGAGGTCACCCGCATCCTGAACGAGGCCGGGGTGAATATCCGCGCCCTGTCCCTTGCCGACACCTCGGACTTCGGCATTTTGCGGCTCATCGTCTCCGACTTCGAGACCGCCAAGACCAAGCTCAAGGAAAACGGCTTCACCGTGGGCCGCACCGCAGTGGTGGCCGTGGAGGTCAAGGACGAGCCGGGAGGACTGCACGCCATCCTGTCCATGCTCCAGGAAGCGGACATCAACGTGGAATACATGTACGCCTTTGTGACCCAGAGCGGGGACAGCGCCGTACTCATCTTCCGTTTCGACCGGACCGACCAGGGCATCGAGATGCTCCAGAAAAACGGTTTCACGATCATCCCCGGCGAAAAGCTCTACACCCTGTAG